A portion of the Saimiri boliviensis isolate mSaiBol1 chromosome 1, mSaiBol1.pri, whole genome shotgun sequence genome contains these proteins:
- the LOC120360535 gene encoding large ribosomal subunit protein eL32-like has translation MAALRPLVKPKIVKKRTKKFIRHQSDQYVKIKPNWRKPRGIDNRVRRRFKGQILMPNPGYGSNKKTKHMLPSGFQKFLVHNVKELEVLLMCNKSYCAEIAHNVSSQNRKAIVERAAQLAIRVTNPNARLRSEENE, from the coding sequence ATGGCCGCCCTTAGACCCCTTGTGAAACCCAAGATCGTCAAAAAGAGAACCAAGAAGTTCATCCGGCACCAGTCGGACCAATACGTCAAAATTAAGCCTAACTGGCGGAAACCCAGAGGTATTGACAACAGGGTTCGTAGAAGGTTCAAGGGCCAGATCTTGATGCCTAACCCTGGTTATGGGAGCAACAAGAAGACAAAGCACATGCTGCCCAGTGGCTTCCAGAAGTTCCTGGTCCACAATGTCAAGGAGCTGGAAGTGCTGCTGATGTGCAACAAATCTTACTGTGCTGAGATTGCTCACAATGTTTCCTCCCAGAACCGCAAAGCCATCGTGGAAAGAGCTGCCCAGCTGGCCATCAGAGTCACCAACCCCAATGCCAGGCTGCGCAGCGAAGAAAATGAGTAG